A section of the Triticum dicoccoides isolate Atlit2015 ecotype Zavitan chromosome 7A, WEW_v2.0, whole genome shotgun sequence genome encodes:
- the LOC119332424 gene encoding HIPL1 protein-like isoform X2 gives MRSSSMATAILSIATVVLLLAAQDSHGAKLCMDSTFPRAVNGSLSFCGYNGTACCNTTDDAAVRRQFAAMNISGTPCGDLVKSILCARCNPYAGELFTVGTSPRTVPLLCNSTGVSSRVSGVAAATGYCAKVWDTCKDVSIPASPFQPPKGGASAPKLAEVWESEGDFCGALGGESICFDGEAAAFNATRVVPPVNGMCLERVSNGSYLNMAAHPDGSNRVFLSNQAGKVFLATVPPQGSGKPLELDLANPFLDITDEVHFDNEFGLLGMAFHPDFDKNGRFFVSYSCDKTQSASCSGRCACNSDIGCDPSKLGADNGAQPCQYQNVIAEYTANSSSGSPSKATSANPTEARRIMTLGLPFTTHHGGQILFSPGDGYMYFMMGDGGSVGDPWNFAQNKGTLLGKIIRIDVNDMPTGNSTPSWGNYGIPKDNPFSMDPKFAPEVFAMGFKNPWRCSFDSAKPSYFFCADVGQSLYEEVDLVVNGGNYGWRVFEGPQPYPALSTPGGNTSVDSINAIMPVMGYAHNTVNNNVGSASIIGGYVYRSMTNPCLNGRYIYADLYAQSMWSGIETPENSGVYNVTPLTFGCSKTSPIPCDVAAKSPLPSLGYIFSFGEDNAKDLYLLTSKGVYRVVDPSSCNYACPIKSSTQEGVPPPTSSPSSAFNAQAFTLPTTMLAGVLLVLLSLGF, from the exons ATGAGGTCGTCGTCGATGGCGACCGCGATACTATCCATCGCCACCGttgtcctcctcctcgccgcccagGACAGCCATGGCGCGAAACTGTGCATGGACTCGA CGTTCCCGAGGGCGGTCAACGGGTCCCTTTCCTTCTGCGGCTACAACGGCACTGCTTGCTGCAACACGACGGACGACGCCGCTGTCCGGAGGCAGTTTGCCGCCATGAACATCTCAGGCACGCCGTGCGGCGACCTCGTCAAGTCCATCCTTTGCGCG AGATGCAACCCGTACGCCGGCGAGCTCTTCACCGTCGGGACAAGCCCTCGGACGGTGCCACTGCTATGCAACAGCACCGGCGTGTCGAGCCGTGTCAGCGGCGTGGCCGCGGCGACGGGGTACTGCGCGAAGGTGTGGGATACCTGCAAGGACGTGTCCATCCCGGCGTCGCCGTTCCAGCCGCCCAAGGGTGGCGCATCGGCGCCGAAGCTCGCCGAGGTGTGGGAGTCAGAGGGCGACTTCTGCGGCGCGCTGGGCGGCGAGTCCATCTGCTTCGACGGTGAGGCCGCGGCGTTCAATGCGACCCGCGTCGTGCCGCCGGTGAACGGTATGTGTCTGGAGCGCGTCAGCAACGGCTCGTACCTCAACATGGCGGCGCACCCGGACGGCTCCAACCGCGTGTTCCTCAGCAACCAGGCCGGCAAGGTATTCCTTGCCACCGTGCCGCCGCAGGGCTCCGGCAAGCCGCTGGAGCTGGACCTGGCCAACCCGTTCCTCGACATTACCGACGAGGTGCACTTCGACAACGAGTTCGGCCTCCTCGGCATGGCCTTCCACCCGGACTTCGATAAGAACGGCCGGTTCTTCGTCTCCTACAGCTGCGACAAAACGCAATCGGCATCGTGCTCTGGCAGGTGCGCCTGCAACTCCGACATCGGCTGCGACCCGTCCAAGCTCGGCGCCGACAACGGCGCGCAGCCCTGCCAGTACCAGAAcgtgatcgccgagtacaccgccaATTCGTCCTCCGGCTCGCCTTCGAAA GCAACCTCTGCAAACCCGACGGAGGCGAGGCGGATCATGACGCTCGGGCTGCCGTTCACGACCCATCACGGTGGGCAGATCCTCTTCAGCCCGGGAGACGGCTACATGTACTTCATGATGGGCGACGGCGGCAGCGTCGGCGACCCGTGGAACTTCGCACAGAACAAGGGGACCCTGCTCGGGAAGATCATCCGGATCGACGTCAACGACATGCCAA CTGGTAACAGCACTCCCAGTTGGGGCAACTACGGTATCCCCAAGGACAACCCATTCTCCATGGACCCCAAGTTCGCGCCGGAGGTCTTCGCCATGGGCTTCAAGAACCCGTGGCGTTGCAGCTTCGACTCCGCAAAGCCGTCCTACTTCTTCTGCGCCGACGTCGGCCAG TCTTTGTATGAGGAAGTCGACCTAGTGGTGAATGGCGGGAACTACGGGTGGCGCGTGTTCGAGGGCCCCCAGCCCTACCCAGCGTTGTCAACTCCCGGTGGGAACACCTCGGTCGACTCCATCAACGCCATCATGCCGGTCATGGGTTACGCCCACAACACCGTCAACAACAACGTTGGCTCTGCCTCCATCATCGGCGGCTATGTCTACCGCTCCATGACCAACCCATGCCTCAACGGCAG GTACATTTACGCGGACCTGTATGCGCAGTCCATGTGGTCGGGGATCGAGACGCCGGAGAACAGCGGGGTGTACAATGTGACGCCGCTGACATTCGGCTGCTCCAAGACGTCACCGATCCCGTGCGACGTCGCGGCCAAGAGCCCGCTGCCGTCGTTGGGCTACATCTTCTCCTTCGGCGAGGACAACGCCAAGGACTTATACTTGCTTACCAGCAAGGGAGTGTACAGGGTGGTCGATCCCAGCAGTTGCAACTACGCATGCCCAATCAAGAGCTCCACACAAGAAGGGGTGCCCCCGCCTACCTCGTCGCCAAGCTCGGCATTCAATGCACAAGCTTTCACCCTACCAACGACAATGTTGGCAGgagtgttacttgtcttgctgagCTTGGGATTTTGA
- the LOC119332424 gene encoding HIPL1 protein-like isoform X1 yields MARNCAWTRVCRRFLAASLCCFSEQFVIIMLRSCRAAFPRAVNGSLSFCGYNGTACCNTTDDAAVRRQFAAMNISGTPCGDLVKSILCARCNPYAGELFTVGTSPRTVPLLCNSTGVSSRVSGVAAATGYCAKVWDTCKDVSIPASPFQPPKGGASAPKLAEVWESEGDFCGALGGESICFDGEAAAFNATRVVPPVNGMCLERVSNGSYLNMAAHPDGSNRVFLSNQAGKVFLATVPPQGSGKPLELDLANPFLDITDEVHFDNEFGLLGMAFHPDFDKNGRFFVSYSCDKTQSASCSGRCACNSDIGCDPSKLGADNGAQPCQYQNVIAEYTANSSSGSPSKATSANPTEARRIMTLGLPFTTHHGGQILFSPGDGYMYFMMGDGGSVGDPWNFAQNKGTLLGKIIRIDVNDMPTGNSTPSWGNYGIPKDNPFSMDPKFAPEVFAMGFKNPWRCSFDSAKPSYFFCADVGQSLYEEVDLVVNGGNYGWRVFEGPQPYPALSTPGGNTSVDSINAIMPVMGYAHNTVNNNVGSASIIGGYVYRSMTNPCLNGRYIYADLYAQSMWSGIETPENSGVYNVTPLTFGCSKTSPIPCDVAAKSPLPSLGYIFSFGEDNAKDLYLLTSKGVYRVVDPSSCNYACPIKSSTQEGVPPPTSSPSSAFNAQAFTLPTTMLAGVLLVLLSLGF; encoded by the exons ATGGCGCGAAACTGTGCATGGACTCGAGTATGCCGTCGATTTCTTGCAGCTTCTTTGTGTTGTTTCTCCGAGCAGTTTGTGATTATTATGCTTCGATCATGTCGAGCAGCGTTCCCGAGGGCGGTCAACGGGTCCCTTTCCTTCTGCGGCTACAACGGCACTGCTTGCTGCAACACGACGGACGACGCCGCTGTCCGGAGGCAGTTTGCCGCCATGAACATCTCAGGCACGCCGTGCGGCGACCTCGTCAAGTCCATCCTTTGCGCG AGATGCAACCCGTACGCCGGCGAGCTCTTCACCGTCGGGACAAGCCCTCGGACGGTGCCACTGCTATGCAACAGCACCGGCGTGTCGAGCCGTGTCAGCGGCGTGGCCGCGGCGACGGGGTACTGCGCGAAGGTGTGGGATACCTGCAAGGACGTGTCCATCCCGGCGTCGCCGTTCCAGCCGCCCAAGGGTGGCGCATCGGCGCCGAAGCTCGCCGAGGTGTGGGAGTCAGAGGGCGACTTCTGCGGCGCGCTGGGCGGCGAGTCCATCTGCTTCGACGGTGAGGCCGCGGCGTTCAATGCGACCCGCGTCGTGCCGCCGGTGAACGGTATGTGTCTGGAGCGCGTCAGCAACGGCTCGTACCTCAACATGGCGGCGCACCCGGACGGCTCCAACCGCGTGTTCCTCAGCAACCAGGCCGGCAAGGTATTCCTTGCCACCGTGCCGCCGCAGGGCTCCGGCAAGCCGCTGGAGCTGGACCTGGCCAACCCGTTCCTCGACATTACCGACGAGGTGCACTTCGACAACGAGTTCGGCCTCCTCGGCATGGCCTTCCACCCGGACTTCGATAAGAACGGCCGGTTCTTCGTCTCCTACAGCTGCGACAAAACGCAATCGGCATCGTGCTCTGGCAGGTGCGCCTGCAACTCCGACATCGGCTGCGACCCGTCCAAGCTCGGCGCCGACAACGGCGCGCAGCCCTGCCAGTACCAGAAcgtgatcgccgagtacaccgccaATTCGTCCTCCGGCTCGCCTTCGAAA GCAACCTCTGCAAACCCGACGGAGGCGAGGCGGATCATGACGCTCGGGCTGCCGTTCACGACCCATCACGGTGGGCAGATCCTCTTCAGCCCGGGAGACGGCTACATGTACTTCATGATGGGCGACGGCGGCAGCGTCGGCGACCCGTGGAACTTCGCACAGAACAAGGGGACCCTGCTCGGGAAGATCATCCGGATCGACGTCAACGACATGCCAA CTGGTAACAGCACTCCCAGTTGGGGCAACTACGGTATCCCCAAGGACAACCCATTCTCCATGGACCCCAAGTTCGCGCCGGAGGTCTTCGCCATGGGCTTCAAGAACCCGTGGCGTTGCAGCTTCGACTCCGCAAAGCCGTCCTACTTCTTCTGCGCCGACGTCGGCCAG TCTTTGTATGAGGAAGTCGACCTAGTGGTGAATGGCGGGAACTACGGGTGGCGCGTGTTCGAGGGCCCCCAGCCCTACCCAGCGTTGTCAACTCCCGGTGGGAACACCTCGGTCGACTCCATCAACGCCATCATGCCGGTCATGGGTTACGCCCACAACACCGTCAACAACAACGTTGGCTCTGCCTCCATCATCGGCGGCTATGTCTACCGCTCCATGACCAACCCATGCCTCAACGGCAG GTACATTTACGCGGACCTGTATGCGCAGTCCATGTGGTCGGGGATCGAGACGCCGGAGAACAGCGGGGTGTACAATGTGACGCCGCTGACATTCGGCTGCTCCAAGACGTCACCGATCCCGTGCGACGTCGCGGCCAAGAGCCCGCTGCCGTCGTTGGGCTACATCTTCTCCTTCGGCGAGGACAACGCCAAGGACTTATACTTGCTTACCAGCAAGGGAGTGTACAGGGTGGTCGATCCCAGCAGTTGCAACTACGCATGCCCAATCAAGAGCTCCACACAAGAAGGGGTGCCCCCGCCTACCTCGTCGCCAAGCTCGGCATTCAATGCACAAGCTTTCACCCTACCAACGACAATGTTGGCAGgagtgttacttgtcttgctgagCTTGGGATTTTGA